From the genome of Desulfovibrio aminophilus:
ATCTCCTGGACGCGGAATGCCTCTTCCGGCTCTTCGGCAGCGTGGTGCCCCAGCTGGGCCAGAGCGCCATCAGCCGCGATCCCTATCCGCGCGGCCTGCTCTTCTCCATCCTGCGGCGGCTCTGCGCCGATGAGCGCGTCTCCTTCGAACCCGAGCCGCTCACCGGGCTGCAGGTCATGGGCATGCTCGAAACCCGGCTCCTGCACTTCCGCCGCCTCTACGTCCTGGACGCGGTGGAGAGCCTGCTGCCCGGCCAGCCCGCCGCCGACCCGCTCCTGCCCGATTCCCTGCGCGTGCTCCTGGGCCTGCCCGACTCCCGCCGGCGCGACCACGTGGCGGGCTACACCCTGCACCGCCTCCTGCGCGGGGCCGAGGAGGCCGTGCTGCTTTACAAGAACGGCGTGACGCCCGGAGTGCTGGACGGCAAGAGCGTGCGCAGCCGCTTCGTGGAGGAGCTGCTCTGGGGCCTGGAGAAGGAGCGCGGCGCGCTCATCAAGGCCGGGGACGCCCCGCCCCTGCTGGCCGTCTCCTTCCGCGTCTCGGCCATTCCCGCCGGGGCCCCGGCCGTGCCCAAGGACGGCGCGGTGCGCGACCGGCTCCTGGCCCGGCTCACCTCGCGGGGTCTCTCGCCCTCGCGGCTGGACGACTACCTGGCCTGTCCCAAACTTTTCTTCTACCGCGTGCTCACCGGGCTGCGCCCGCCCCAGGAAGTGGACGAGGACGGCGATCCCCAGGTGGTGGGCTCCCTGGTCCACTCCGTGCTGGAGACCTTCCTGCGACCGCACCTGAACCGGCCCGTGCGGCTGGCGGACCTGGACGCCGAGGCCCTGGGCGACGCCTTCGCCTCGGCCCTGGAAAACAGCCCGGAGCTGGCGGGCATCCCCCTGGACCGCCGCCTGGCCCTGGCCCTGGCCGGACGCCACCGCCTGGCCCGTTACCTGGAATCCCAGGACGGCGAGACGACCATCCTGGCCCTGGAGCAGCCCATGAACGTCGCCGTCGAGGCCGCCGGACTGCGCCTGTCCCTGACCGGGACGCTGGACCGAGTGGACCGGCGCGAGGACGGGGTGGTGGTCCTGGACTACAAGACCGGTTCGAGCCTGCCGCGGCCGCGCTCCGGAGTCTGGCACGAGGACGCGCTCTGGGAGGCCCTGGCCGCCTGCGATCCGGCCCTCGATCCCCGGCCCGACCTGCTGGACGAGCTGGGAGACAAGCTGCGCGGGGTGCAGCTGCCGCTCTATCTCCAGATGGCGGCCCAGGCCCTGCCCGCGTCCCCGCCCCGCGACGCGGGCTGGGTGGAGCTGGCCCGCGAGGGCAAGGAAATCCTGCTCCTGGGCCGCGAGGCCGACGACGAACTGCGCGGCCTGCTCCTGCGCAACCGTCTGCCGGTGTTGACAGACTTCCTCGTCCGGCACATTGTCGGGGCCCCGGAATTCTTCCCCAGGCCCGGACGGCGGTGCGCCCATTGCGACTTCCGCGAGGCCTGCGGGGCGTAAGGAGATATCTCATGGAATATTCTCAGGGACGGACCGGCCGGGTCTTCGTGGTCAGGCTGGGCGACGGCGACCGCCTGCCGGACAGCGTCGAGGCCTTCGCGGCCGAACAGAACATCCACCGGGCCGTGTGCTGGCTCCTGGGCGGCGCCGGCGGCGGCAGGCTGGTGGTCGGCCCC
Proteins encoded in this window:
- a CDS encoding PD-(D/E)XK nuclease family protein, which translates into the protein MPSPVRLVPWNNPFVPALARFLAGLWDRGPENILVVFPHERPRRYLRRALAELPGLPRPTLMPVVQDVPGLFATLARDLRPAPSRRAQRLDLAGLLHDIVERLRGSGQGLLAKLPLDRLKFFPWGLRLAALLEELLRQDVEPPDLDQARDAVEPFAAALLEQLGGIFSAYVAELGARGWSTPGLDCREVRQNMERVLAGLEDTTVVLAGHYALSGAEDALFRALWERGAEVLWHADPALATGAPVHWCEEEHGRRLSRWGARAELLEEPGPRLMPELRFHEGFDLHSQLAALERELAGAPENTAVVLPDAGALIPVLHHLPERDVNISMGYPLERTALFQLLETVLTLQENRTDKGYLWRDVIALIRHPYLKMLPVGQGQPLRGLFHAWEQEIRSGRRFLDPFALPRQFDQELPEEEREAAGVLLEAVLDRCLSAFENPATLADLARAVDGLARLLHEHGGGLWKRHLLDAECLFRLFGSVVPQLGQSAISRDPYPRGLLFSILRRLCADERVSFEPEPLTGLQVMGMLETRLLHFRRLYVLDAVESLLPGQPAADPLLPDSLRVLLGLPDSRRRDHVAGYTLHRLLRGAEEAVLLYKNGVTPGVLDGKSVRSRFVEELLWGLEKERGALIKAGDAPPLLAVSFRVSAIPAGAPAVPKDGAVRDRLLARLTSRGLSPSRLDDYLACPKLFFYRVLTGLRPPQEVDEDGDPQVVGSLVHSVLETFLRPHLNRPVRLADLDAEALGDAFASALENSPELAGIPLDRRLALALAGRHRLARYLESQDGETTILALEQPMNVAVEAAGLRLSLTGTLDRVDRREDGVVVLDYKTGSSLPRPRSGVWHEDALWEALAACDPALDPRPDLLDELGDKLRGVQLPLYLQMAAQALPASPPRDAGWVELAREGKEILLLGREADDELRGLLLRNRLPVLTDFLVRHIVGAPEFFPRPGRRCAHCDFREACGA